One part of the uncultured Bacteroides sp. genome encodes these proteins:
- a CDS encoding amino acid-binding protein, which produces MIAKQLSIFLENKFGRLTEVTEILAKEGINLSALCIAENADFGILRGIVSDPDKAYKVLKENHFAVNITDVVGINCPNVPGALAKVLNYLSEAGVFIEYMYSFANNDSANVIIRPTDMETCIKVLTEKKVELLAASDLYRL; this is translated from the coding sequence ATGATAGCAAAACAATTGTCGATTTTTTTGGAAAACAAATTCGGCCGACTAACAGAGGTTACTGAAATTTTAGCAAAAGAAGGTATTAACCTTTCAGCTTTATGTATTGCCGAGAATGCAGATTTCGGCATCCTTCGTGGCATTGTTTCCGATCCGGACAAAGCATATAAGGTTTTAAAAGAAAATCATTTTGCCGTTAATATAACAGACGTAGTGGGTATTAACTGTCCTAACGTTCCGGGAGCGCTTGCTAAAGTGCTTAACTATCTTTCTGAGGCAGGAGTGTTTATTGAATACATGTATTCCTTTGCAAATAACGACTCGGCAAATGTAATTATACGCCCCACTGATATGGAAACCTGTATCAAGGTTTTAACAGAAAAGAAGGTGGAACTTTTAGCTGCAAGTGATTTGTACAGACTATAA
- a CDS encoding phenylacetate--CoA ligase: MIWNESIECMDREGLRKIQSIRLKKMVEYVYHNTPFYRKKMQELGLTPDDINGIEDITKLPFTTKTDLRDNYPFGLFAVPMSQIVRIHGSSGTTGKPTVVGYTRKDLSLWTECLSRCFTAYGADNKDIFQIAYGYGLFTGGLGAHYGAENIGASVIPMSSGNTDKQIQLMHDFGTTVLCCTPSYALFIADAIKDSGIPRADFKLKAGVFGAEPWTESMRKEIEEKLAIKAYDIYGLSEISGPGVGFECEHQNGTHLNEDHFFPEIVDPHTLQPVEPGEQGELVFTHLTKEGMPLLRYRTKDLTALHYEKCDCGRTLVRMERILGRSDDMLIIRGVNVFPTQIESVILELPEFEPHYLLTVDRVNNTDRMELKVEARPEFYSDEINKMLALKKKITSRLQSVLGLGVDVKIVEPRSIERSVGKAKRVIDNRKL; the protein is encoded by the coding sequence ATGATTTGGAACGAGAGTATCGAATGCATGGATCGCGAAGGGCTTCGCAAAATTCAGAGCATCAGATTGAAGAAAATGGTGGAATATGTATATCACAACACACCATTCTACCGTAAAAAAATGCAGGAATTGGGTCTTACTCCGGATGATATAAACGGAATAGAAGACATTACTAAACTTCCTTTTACCACAAAAACAGATTTAAGAGATAATTATCCATTCGGACTTTTTGCCGTTCCTATGTCGCAAATCGTGCGAATTCACGGTTCTTCCGGTACAACAGGTAAACCAACCGTTGTGGGATATACACGAAAGGATCTTTCTTTGTGGACCGAATGTCTTTCACGCTGCTTTACCGCTTACGGAGCCGATAATAAAGATATATTCCAGATTGCTTATGGTTACGGACTTTTCACCGGTGGGCTAGGAGCTCATTACGGTGCCGAAAACATTGGTGCTTCTGTTATTCCAATGTCCAGCGGAAACACCGATAAACAAATTCAGTTGATGCACGATTTCGGAACTACCGTATTGTGCTGTACTCCTTCATACGCACTTTTTATTGCCGATGCCATTAAAGACTCAGGTATTCCTAGAGCAGATTTCAAGCTCAAGGCAGGTGTGTTTGGTGCAGAACCTTGGACTGAAAGTATGCGTAAGGAGATTGAAGAAAAGCTGGCTATCAAGGCTTATGACATCTACGGATTAAGTGAAATTTCCGGTCCTGGAGTAGGTTTCGAATGCGAACATCAGAATGGTACTCACCTTAACGAAGATCATTTCTTCCCTGAAATTGTAGATCCGCACACTTTGCAACCAGTAGAACCCGGTGAGCAGGGAGAACTGGTATTTACTCACTTAACCAAGGAAGGTATGCCGCTTTTGCGTTACCGCACCAAAGACCTTACAGCCCTTCACTACGAGAAATGTGATTGTGGTCGTACGTTGGTTCGCATGGAAAGAATTCTTGGCAGAAGTGACGATATGCTTATTATTCGTGGGGTAAATGTTTTCCCAACTCAAATAGAATCTGTAATTTTGGAGCTGCCGGAATTTGAACCGCATTATCTTCTTACTGTAGATCGTGTGAACAATACCGATAGAATGGAGCTAAAAGTAGAGGCTCGTCCTGAGTTTTACTCTGATGAGATAAATAAGATGCTTGCATTGAAGAAGAAGATCACTTCACGCTTGCAGAGCGTTCTTGGGTTAGGAGTTGATGTTAAAATCGTTGAGCCACGAAGCATCGAAAGAAGTGTAGGTAAAGCAAAACGAGTAATTGATAACAGAAAGCTTTAA
- the uvrB gene encoding excinuclease ABC subunit UvrB: MDFELTSDYQPTGDQPEAIAQLTEGLNSGLPAQTLLGVTGSGKTFTIANVIKNINKPTLILSHNKTLAAQLYGEFKSFFPHNAVEYYVSYYDYYQPEAYLPNSDTYIEKDLAINDEIDKLRLAATSALLSGRKDVVVISSVSCIYGMGNPADFYENVIEIERGRTYSMNVILRKLVDSLYSRNDVDLNRGNFRVKGDTVDVFLAYSECILRISFWGDEIDSIDEIDPLSGVRITSFESYKIYPANLFMTTKESTIKAIHEIEDDLTKQVAFFEKEGKPYEAKRIYERVTYDMEMIRELGHCSGIENYSRYFDGREPGTRPYCLLDFFPDEFLIVIDESHVSVPQIRAMYGGDRARKINLVEYGFRLPAAMDNRPLKFEEFETLAKQVIYVSATPADYELVKSEGIVVEQVIRPTGLLDPIIDVRPSMNQIDDLMEEIQLRIEREERVLVTTLTKRMAEELTDFLLGNGVKCNYIHSDVDTMDRVKIMEDLRIGVYDVLIGVNLLREGLDLPEVSLVAILDADKEGFLRSHRSLTQTAGRAARNVNGRVIMYADKITDSMRKTIDETNRRREKQLAYNEANGIVPQQIKKALKMSVFGGGGEKEFTKVSKAYVEPTGTNIAADPIVQYMNRPQLEKNIEKIKKQMRDAAKKLEFLEAAQYRDELIKLEDLLKEKFPD, encoded by the coding sequence ATGGACTTTGAACTAACATCAGACTATCAGCCTACGGGTGACCAACCGGAAGCTATTGCTCAGCTTACGGAAGGCCTCAACAGCGGACTTCCGGCTCAAACTCTTCTTGGAGTAACGGGATCGGGTAAAACGTTTACAATAGCCAATGTAATTAAGAACATAAATAAGCCGACCTTAATTTTGAGTCATAACAAAACTTTGGCGGCACAGCTTTATGGCGAATTCAAGAGTTTTTTCCCTCATAATGCCGTGGAGTACTATGTTTCTTATTACGATTATTACCAGCCGGAAGCTTATCTGCCCAACAGTGACACATATATTGAAAAGGATTTAGCTATCAATGACGAGATTGACAAGTTGAGACTTGCCGCTACTTCTGCCCTTCTTTCCGGCCGTAAGGATGTAGTAGTTATATCTTCTGTTTCCTGTATTTACGGTATGGGGAATCCTGCCGATTTCTATGAAAATGTAATAGAGATAGAGCGCGGACGTACTTACAGTATGAATGTTATTCTCCGCAAGTTGGTAGATAGTCTCTATTCGCGCAACGATGTGGATCTTAATCGTGGTAACTTCAGGGTGAAAGGTGACACAGTAGATGTTTTCCTTGCATACTCAGAATGTATATTGAGAATCTCTTTCTGGGGAGATGAGATTGACTCCATAGATGAAATTGATCCACTGTCGGGCGTAAGAATTACTTCTTTCGAGAGTTATAAGATATATCCGGCAAATCTCTTTATGACAACTAAAGAGAGCACAATAAAGGCTATTCATGAGATTGAAGATGACCTTACCAAACAGGTGGCATTCTTTGAGAAGGAAGGTAAACCTTACGAAGCCAAACGCATTTACGAGCGTGTGACATACGATATGGAGATGATTCGCGAACTGGGACATTGTTCGGGTATTGAGAACTACTCCCGTTACTTCGACGGCAGAGAGCCGGGCACTCGTCCTTACTGTCTGCTAGACTTCTTTCCGGATGAATTCCTTATCGTGATAGACGAGAGTCACGTGAGCGTACCTCAGATCAGAGCCATGTATGGTGGCGACCGTGCCCGTAAAATAAACCTAGTGGAATATGGGTTCCGTCTTCCCGCAGCTATGGATAACCGTCCGCTGAAGTTCGAAGAGTTTGAAACTCTGGCTAAACAAGTAATATATGTAAGTGCTACTCCAGCTGATTATGAGCTGGTAAAGAGCGAAGGAATCGTTGTAGAACAGGTTATCAGACCTACCGGATTGCTTGATCCTATTATTGATGTTCGTCCAAGTATGAATCAGATTGATGACCTGATGGAAGAGATTCAACTGCGCATTGAGCGGGAAGAACGTGTTCTTGTTACTACCCTCACCAAACGAATGGCAGAAGAACTTACGGACTTCCTACTGGGCAATGGTGTTAAATGTAACTACATTCACAGTGATGTAGATACCATGGACCGTGTGAAGATTATGGAAGATCTCCGTATCGGTGTTTACGATGTGCTTATCGGGGTAAACCTTCTGCGTGAAGGACTCGACCTTCCTGAGGTTTCACTTGTGGCAATCCTTGATGCGGATAAGGAAGGCTTCCTCCGCTCCCACCGATCACTTACCCAGACAGCCGGTCGTGCTGCCCGTAACGTGAACGGACGGGTAATTATGTATGCCGACAAGATTACGGATAGTATGCGAAAAACAATAGACGAGACAAACCGTCGCCGTGAAAAGCAGTTGGCTTACAACGAAGCGAATGGAATTGTTCCGCAACAGATTAAGAAAGCACTAAAGATGTCTGTATTTGGTGGCGGAGGAGAGAAGGAATTCACCAAGGTTTCGAAAGCATACGTGGAGCCAACCGGTACCAATATTGCAGCCGATCCTATTGTTCAGTATATGAACAGGCCTCAGCTGGAAAAGAATATCGAGAAGATTAAAAAGCAAATGCGCGATGCTGCCAAGAAACTCGAATTCCTTGAAGCAGCTCAGTATAGGGATGAGCTTATCAAGCTGGAAGATTTGCTGAAAGAGAAGTTCCCGGATTAA
- a CDS encoding nitroreductase family protein: MIIKAIDARRSIRKYKNQEVEEEKINELLESARLAPSGSNTQPSHFIVVRSKENREKIARVSHNQKWMLTAPVHIVCIADLGCRTKDGHLSINENSPQEEVKQIIRDTSIAIEHIALQAVELGLGTCWVAWYTQEEFRPVLDIPEDKYVVCVLTVGYPDEAPDYRPRKQLKEIVHYEKW, translated from the coding sequence ATGATTATAAAAGCTATTGATGCCCGAAGAAGCATCAGGAAATATAAGAATCAGGAGGTTGAGGAGGAGAAAATAAATGAGTTGCTGGAAAGTGCTCGCCTTGCTCCTTCGGGGAGTAACACTCAACCAAGTCATTTCATAGTTGTCCGTTCAAAGGAAAACAGGGAAAAGATTGCAAGAGTCTCCCATAATCAGAAATGGATGCTCACAGCTCCGGTACACATTGTCTGTATAGCCGATTTAGGATGCCGGACAAAGGACGGTCATTTATCAATCAATGAAAATAGTCCGCAAGAAGAAGTTAAACAGATTATCAGAGATACATCCATCGCTATAGAACACATTGCTCTGCAGGCTGTAGAACTAGGATTGGGAACGTGCTGGGTTGCCTGGTATACTCAGGAAGAATTCCGACCGGTACTTGATATTCCGGAAGATAAATATGTAGTGTGCGTACTCACGGTAGGGTATCCGGATGAAGCACCTGATTACAGGCCCAGAAAACAACTGAAAGAGATTGTACACTACGAGAAATGGTAA
- a CDS encoding zinc-binding alcohol dehydrogenase family protein, with the protein MKAIQITAPGELKVVEVNKPVMKDDEILIKIKYVGFCGSDLNTFLGKNPMVKLPIIPGHEVGAVIESIGKDVPAGFEVGMSVTVNPYTNCGKCASCRNGRVNACEHNETFGVQRNGAMGEYLVLPWSKVIPAADTTPRDCALIEPMSVGFHAVSRAQVTDIDVVMVIGCGMIGMGAIVRASLRGATVIAVDLDDEKLALAKQVGAAYGINSGTENLHERLLELTGGLGPDVVIEAVGSPFTYRCAVDEVAFTGRVVCIGYAKSEVSFQTKYFVQKELDIRGSRNAMPADFRAVAKYLQQGTCPKDELISKIVTPENALSAMEEWAANPGKVFRILVEF; encoded by the coding sequence ATGAAAGCGATTCAGATTACAGCCCCCGGAGAACTAAAGGTGGTGGAAGTGAACAAACCAGTCATGAAAGATGACGAGATCTTGATTAAAATTAAGTACGTAGGTTTCTGCGGTTCCGACTTAAATACTTTTTTAGGTAAGAACCCTATGGTTAAACTTCCTATTATCCCTGGTCATGAAGTGGGTGCAGTAATAGAAAGCATAGGTAAGGATGTTCCAGCCGGATTTGAAGTTGGAATGAGTGTAACTGTAAATCCTTACACAAACTGCGGCAAATGTGCTTCTTGCCGTAACGGAAGAGTAAACGCCTGCGAACACAACGAAACATTTGGTGTGCAGCGTAATGGTGCAATGGGAGAGTATCTTGTCCTTCCATGGTCGAAAGTAATTCCTGCAGCAGATACTACTCCAAGAGACTGCGCGCTTATTGAACCAATGAGCGTAGGTTTCCATGCTGTGTCTCGTGCTCAGGTAACTGACATCGATGTTGTAATGGTTATTGGCTGTGGAATGATTGGCATGGGTGCTATCGTGAGAGCTTCATTACGTGGAGCAACAGTTATTGCTGTTGACCTTGACGATGAAAAGCTTGCTTTGGCAAAACAAGTAGGTGCGGCTTACGGCATCAACTCTGGAACAGAAAACCTTCACGAACGTCTTCTGGAACTTACTGGTGGTCTTGGACCGGATGTAGTGATTGAAGCTGTAGGTAGTCCTTTTACTTACAGATGTGCTGTTGATGAAGTGGCATTTACAGGCCGTGTGGTTTGCATTGGTTACGCTAAGAGTGAAGTTTCTTTCCAGACAAAATACTTTGTTCAGAAGGAGCTTGACATCCGTGGCTCACGTAACGCTATGCCAGCCGACTTCCGCGCTGTTGCAAAATACCTGCAACAAGGAACTTGTCCTAAGGACGAATTGATTTCTAAGATTGTAACTCCTGAAAATGCACTGAGTGCAATGGAAGAATGGGCTGCAAACCCTGGAAAAGTATTCAGAATTCTTGTGGAATTTTAA
- the fucP gene encoding L-fucose:H+ symporter permease, with product MKLDKKNSALPLALIFSLFFLWAISSNLLPTMIRQLMKTCELSTFQASFTETAYWLAYFIFPIPIAMFMKKYSYKSGIILGLMLAAFGGLLFFPAAIIKEYWAYLTIFFIIATGMCFLETAANPYVTALGNPATASRRLNLAQSFNGLGAFISAMFLSKLVLSGNHYTRESLPTDYVGGWEGYIQTETDAMKLPYLILAAALIVIAVIFVFSHLPKIKEGNSVEGETKTGKLIDFGVLKRSHLRWGVIAQFFYNGGQTAINSLFLVYCCTYAGIPEGQATTFFGLYMLCFLSGRWIGTFLMARFRPQNMLTVYALVNVCLCVVIMCYGGMIGLYAMLAISFFMSIIYPTQFSLALKDLGSNTKSGSAFLVMAIVGNACLPQFTAYVMQLNANIYYVAYVIPLVCFLFCAYYGWKGYKVID from the coding sequence ATGAAATTAGATAAAAAAAATAGTGCGCTGCCTTTAGCCCTTATCTTTAGTTTATTCTTTCTTTGGGCTATCAGTAGTAATCTTTTGCCAACCATGATCAGGCAGTTGATGAAGACTTGCGAGTTGAGTACTTTCCAGGCATCATTTACAGAAACAGCATACTGGCTTGCTTACTTCATCTTCCCTATACCTATTGCTATGTTTATGAAAAAGTATAGCTATAAGTCAGGTATTATTCTGGGACTTATGCTGGCTGCATTTGGAGGATTGCTTTTCTTTCCGGCTGCTATAATCAAGGAATACTGGGCATACCTTACCATTTTCTTTATTATCGCCACTGGTATGTGTTTTCTTGAGACAGCTGCCAATCCCTACGTTACAGCGTTGGGAAATCCGGCTACAGCTTCCAGACGATTGAACCTGGCTCAGTCATTCAACGGATTGGGTGCTTTCATCTCTGCCATGTTTCTTAGTAAACTGGTGTTGAGTGGAAATCACTATACCCGAGAATCTCTTCCTACTGATTATGTAGGTGGATGGGAAGGTTATATTCAGACAGAGACTGATGCAATGAAATTGCCTTATCTTATTCTGGCTGCTGCGCTGATTGTTATTGCTGTTATTTTCGTATTCTCTCACTTACCTAAAATTAAAGAAGGAAACAGTGTGGAAGGCGAAACAAAAACCGGTAAACTGATCGATTTTGGCGTTTTAAAGCGTTCGCATCTTCGTTGGGGAGTTATTGCTCAGTTCTTTTACAACGGCGGACAGACAGCTATCAATAGTCTGTTCCTTGTGTATTGCTGTACATACGCCGGAATACCGGAAGGACAAGCAACAACATTCTTTGGATTGTACATGTTGTGTTTCCTTAGCGGAAGATGGATTGGCACATTCCTGATGGCAAGATTCCGTCCGCAAAACATGCTTACAGTATATGCGCTTGTAAATGTATGTCTGTGTGTGGTGATTATGTGCTACGGAGGAATGATTGGACTTTACGCTATGTTGGCCATATCTTTCTTTATGTCAATTATTTATCCAACACAATTCTCATTGGCGCTTAAAGATTTAGGCTCAAACACAAAGAGTGGTTCAGCCTTTCTGGTAATGGCCATTGTTGGTAACGCTTGTCTGCCACAGTTTACAGCATACGTTATGCAGCTTAACGCAAACATATACTATGTTGCGTATGTTATTCCGTTAGTATGCTTCCTTTTCTGTGCTTATTACGGCTGGAAAGGTTATAAAGTTATTGATTAA
- a CDS encoding amidohydrolase family protein, translating into MDFKLDFKIIDAHSHLWLKQDTVVNGLPIYTMENGRSFFMDEVRQMVPPFMIDGKNSAEVFLSNMDYAQVSAAVVTQEYIDGIQNDYLLKVAHKYPDRFFVCGMCEFRRPGYFAQARELIASGFKAIKIPAQRLLLKEGRVYLNCEEMMKMFHYMEEHGIILSIDLADGAIQTGELEEVIKECPNLKVAIGHFAMVTMPDWLEQVKLARYPNVIIESGGITWLFNDEFYPFNGAVKAIKEAADLVGMEKLMWGSDYPRTITAITYKMSYDFVLKSNELSAEEKALFLGKNAEKFYGFKELIDLPYIKNMSE; encoded by the coding sequence ATGGATTTTAAATTAGATTTTAAAATAATAGACGCTCATAGTCATCTGTGGCTGAAACAGGATACTGTGGTCAACGGATTGCCCATCTATACAATGGAAAACGGACGTTCATTCTTTATGGATGAAGTCCGCCAGATGGTTCCTCCGTTTATGATAGACGGTAAAAACAGTGCCGAGGTATTCCTATCGAACATGGATTACGCTCAGGTGTCGGCTGCTGTAGTAACTCAGGAGTATATCGATGGTATACAAAACGATTACTTGCTGAAAGTTGCCCATAAGTATCCCGATCGTTTCTTTGTTTGCGGAATGTGTGAGTTTCGTCGTCCTGGATATTTTGCTCAGGCTCGTGAATTAATAGCTTCGGGTTTTAAAGCAATCAAGATTCCGGCACAAAGACTGCTACTGAAAGAGGGTAGAGTATACCTCAACTGTGAAGAGATGATGAAGATGTTTCACTATATGGAGGAACATGGAATTATCCTGTCTATAGATTTGGCCGATGGTGCAATACAAACCGGAGAGCTGGAAGAGGTGATAAAGGAATGCCCTAATTTGAAAGTAGCTATCGGACACTTTGCAATGGTTACCATGCCCGACTGGTTGGAGCAGGTTAAACTTGCCCGATATCCGAATGTAATAATTGAATCGGGTGGTATAACCTGGCTGTTCAATGACGAGTTCTATCCTTTCAATGGAGCAGTGAAGGCTATTAAGGAAGCGGCAGATCTTGTAGGAATGGAAAAATTAATGTGGGGATCAGATTATCCACGTACCATTACAGCCATCACTTATAAGATGTCTTATGACTTTGTTCTGAAATCGAACGAACTGTCTGCTGAAGAAAAAGCTCTTTTCCTTGGAAAGAATGCCGAGAAGTTTTATGGATTCAAGGAACTGATTGATTTGCCTTACATTAAAAATATGTCTGAATAG
- a CDS encoding aldo/keto reductase: MDYKEIGKTGMKVSSLSFGASSLGGVFHDIREAEGIKAVFTAVENGLNFIDVSPYYGHYKAETVLGKALKDMNRADYYLSTKVGRYGKDGVNLWDYSGKKATESVYESLERLHIDYIDLINVHDIEFSDMNQVINETLPALVELREKGIVKHVGITDLQLENLKWVIDRVPEGTVESVLNFCHYCLNDDKLADFLDYFESKNVGVINASPLSMGLLSKRGVPAWHPAPASLVEACAKAAQHCESKNYPIEKLAIQYSVSNPRIASTLFSSANPDNVLKNIEFVNEPIDWKLVEEVQDIIGDQKRVSWSNS, encoded by the coding sequence ATGGATTACAAGGAAATAGGAAAGACCGGAATGAAAGTTTCCAGTCTTAGTTTTGGAGCTTCGTCTCTAGGTGGTGTGTTTCACGATATTCGTGAAGCCGAAGGTATAAAAGCTGTATTTACAGCTGTAGAAAATGGATTGAATTTCATCGATGTGTCTCCTTATTACGGTCACTATAAAGCAGAAACTGTTTTAGGAAAAGCATTAAAGGATATGAACCGTGCCGACTACTATCTTTCTACAAAGGTGGGTCGTTATGGTAAAGATGGCGTAAATTTATGGGATTATTCCGGAAAGAAAGCAACTGAAAGCGTTTATGAAAGTCTGGAACGTCTTCACATTGATTATATTGATTTGATCAATGTTCACGATATTGAATTCTCTGATATGAATCAGGTGATTAACGAAACACTTCCTGCTTTAGTGGAATTGCGTGAAAAAGGAATAGTAAAACATGTAGGTATCACTGACCTTCAGCTTGAAAACCTGAAATGGGTTATCGACCGTGTACCTGAAGGAACAGTAGAAAGTGTTCTTAACTTCTGCCACTATTGCCTTAACGATGATAAACTGGCTGATTTCCTTGATTACTTTGAATCAAAGAACGTAGGTGTAATCAACGCTTCTCCACTTTCTATGGGATTACTTTCTAAACGTGGCGTACCTGCTTGGCATCCGGCTCCTGCTTCTTTGGTTGAAGCTTGTGCTAAGGCTGCTCAACACTGCGAATCAAAGAACTATCCAATAGAGAAGTTAGCTATTCAGTACTCAGTAAGCAATCCTCGTATTGCAAGTACTTTGTTCAGTTCTGCTAATCCTGATAATGTTCTTAAGAATATAGAATTCGTTAATGAACCAATCGACTGGAAACTGGTAGAAGAAGTGCAGGATATCATTGGCGATCAGAAACGTGTAAGCTGGTCTAATTCTTAG
- a CDS encoding LacI family DNA-binding transcriptional regulator, producing MNKKKHVSLKQLAEELGVSISTVSRALKGSQEISQEMIDRVKALAKEMNYRPNPFAISLLKDTPRIIGIIVPDIVTHFYSSIISGIEDVATQNGYFAIITSSYEQYEREKQCVDHLINIRVEGIIACLSQETKNFSHFEDLANANIPIILFDRVCLINIFSSVVADNSESARQVTLHLLNNGSKRIGFIGGSNHLDIVKQRKHGYLEALREKGISIERELVVCEKMTYDEGREATKKLLSLANPPDGIVAMNDTLTFAAMKEIKQRGLRIPEDVALVGYTDEMHACYVEPNLTAVTHQTYKMGEAACNLLLNQLKDGGEIKQVIIPTQLQIRDSSIKRI from the coding sequence ATAAACAAGAAGAAGCACGTATCACTCAAGCAATTAGCAGAAGAGCTGGGTGTTTCAATATCTACGGTATCGAGAGCATTGAAAGGCAGTCAAGAGATTAGTCAGGAGATGATTGACCGTGTGAAGGCTTTAGCCAAAGAGATGAACTATCGACCAAACCCGTTTGCCATTAGTTTATTGAAAGATACTCCACGAATTATCGGCATTATTGTACCTGATATAGTAACTCACTTCTACTCCTCTATAATTAGCGGAATAGAAGATGTGGCTACTCAAAACGGTTATTTTGCCATTATTACTTCCTCGTATGAGCAATACGAGCGTGAAAAGCAATGCGTGGATCATCTTATTAATATACGTGTGGAAGGAATAATAGCCTGTCTGTCTCAGGAAACAAAGAACTTCAGCCATTTTGAAGACCTGGCAAATGCCAATATTCCAATTATCCTTTTCGACAGAGTGTGTCTCATTAACATATTCTCGTCCGTTGTTGCCGACAACAGCGAATCTGCCCGGCAAGTAACTCTGCATTTACTGAATAACGGATCCAAACGCATTGGATTCATTGGAGGTTCCAATCATCTGGATATTGTAAAGCAACGAAAACATGGTTATCTGGAAGCGCTAAGAGAAAAAGGAATCTCTATTGAAAGAGAGTTGGTTGTATGCGAAAAAATGACTTACGATGAAGGAAGGGAAGCTACAAAGAAGCTACTTTCTCTGGCTAATCCACCCGATGGCATTGTAGCCATGAACGACACGCTTACGTTTGCTGCCATGAAAGAAATTAAACAACGCGGACTTAGAATTCCGGAAGATGTAGCATTAGTAGGATATACAGACGAAATGCACGCCTGCTATGTGGAGCCAAACCTTACAGCCGTTACTCATCAAACGTATAAAATGGGGGAAGCTGCGTGTAATTTACTACTCAATCAATTAAAAGATGGTGGGGAAATAAAACAAGTGATTATTCCCACACAACTTCAAATCAGAGATTCTTCTATAAAAAGAATATAG
- a CDS encoding flavin reductase codes for MERIEPNKLTENFFENISNEWMLITAGDKEKFNTMTASWGGIGFLWNKPVAFIFVRPERYTFEFLEKGDYFTVSFLGMENKDIHKICGKQSGRDIDKVKETGLVPHFTEMGNVCFEQSRITLECKKLYSDQIKKEGFADPEYIDRWYNTHGDFHQMYVAEIVNAWI; via the coding sequence ATGGAAAGAATAGAACCAAACAAACTTACAGAAAACTTTTTCGAGAATATAAGTAACGAATGGATGCTTATTACTGCAGGTGATAAGGAGAAATTTAATACCATGACTGCCAGTTGGGGTGGGATAGGTTTTCTTTGGAACAAACCTGTTGCGTTCATCTTTGTTCGTCCGGAGAGATACACTTTTGAATTTCTAGAAAAAGGAGATTATTTCACAGTTTCTTTCTTAGGCATGGAGAACAAAGATATTCATAAAATCTGTGGTAAACAGTCTGGCCGCGATATTGATAAAGTGAAAGAAACCGGATTAGTTCCTCACTTTACAGAAATGGGTAATGTATGTTTCGAACAATCACGAATCACTTTAGAATGCAAGAAGCTGTATTCAGACCAAATCAAGAAAGAAGGATTTGCAGATCCTGAATATATTGATAGATGGTACAATACTCATGGCGACTTCCACCAGATGTATGTTGCCGAGATTGTGAATGCCTGGATCTAA